A stretch of bacterium DNA encodes these proteins:
- the ptsP gene encoding phosphoenolpyruvate--protein phosphotransferase: MNTEAKEIILKGLPSSGGIAMGPAYVYEREEVYVTERILSESELLLEGKLLEDALERSRQEVQKIIRFAREKLNEEAASIFEAQLAMLDDPVMLSALQSRLREEKKNADFLIYDELKKYKSMLGDADDELLRDRVTDLDEVGQRIMRNLQKKRLHSTVEGEHVIIASQLTPSDTILFSRNDVLGYATDLGGITSHAAILARSLKIPAVTALQQSMELIRTGDEVILDGQRGLVIVNPSEEHREEYRLKLENIAQFEADLKGLGDLPCETQDGHKVELSANAEFINELEYVVTQGSKGIGLYRTEHLYIEKGDFPSEQEQYVEYSEIAHMMYPQPVIFRTFDIGGDKLLDSDVAESNPFLGWRGIRMMLDKPVIFRQQLRALLRASTMKNIKIMFPMISGVTEIEEVLEMLEDVKTELRGEGVAFDEHMELGLMIEVPSAVFVADELAKHVSFFSIGTNDLVQYLMAVDRNNELIADLYQEFHPAVLRAIRTTVETGHANGLWVGMCGEMAGNPLATPLLLGLGLDEFSMVPSVIPEVKTIIRSTSYKEARKVAAEALRKSSARDVRSYLSAYMHQRFPELFATMVNGLGRHEEHGA, encoded by the coding sequence TTGAATACGGAAGCAAAGGAAATCATTCTCAAGGGACTGCCATCATCCGGCGGCATCGCCATGGGTCCCGCCTATGTGTACGAGAGGGAAGAGGTGTACGTCACCGAGCGCATCCTCTCGGAAAGCGAATTGCTGCTCGAAGGGAAACTGCTCGAAGATGCACTCGAGCGTTCCCGTCAAGAGGTACAGAAAATCATTCGTTTCGCGCGGGAAAAACTCAACGAGGAAGCGGCCAGCATTTTCGAAGCGCAGCTCGCGATGCTCGATGACCCGGTTATGCTCTCGGCGCTGCAATCACGACTGCGTGAGGAAAAAAAGAACGCAGACTTCCTCATCTATGATGAACTGAAGAAATACAAGTCCATGCTGGGTGATGCCGACGACGAGCTGCTGCGTGATCGCGTGACAGACCTCGACGAAGTCGGCCAGCGTATCATGCGCAATCTGCAGAAGAAGCGCCTGCATTCCACCGTCGAGGGCGAGCATGTCATCATCGCCTCTCAGCTCACCCCGTCGGATACCATTCTGTTCAGCAGGAATGACGTCCTTGGCTATGCCACCGATCTGGGTGGAATCACCTCGCACGCAGCCATTCTCGCTCGCTCATTGAAAATTCCGGCCGTCACCGCTCTGCAGCAGAGCATGGAACTTATACGCACCGGCGATGAAGTGATACTTGATGGTCAGCGGGGACTCGTCATTGTCAATCCTTCCGAGGAGCATCGGGAAGAGTATCGTCTCAAACTCGAGAACATCGCGCAATTCGAAGCAGACTTGAAAGGTCTCGGAGATCTGCCCTGCGAGACGCAGGACGGACACAAGGTCGAACTTTCCGCCAATGCGGAATTCATCAATGAACTCGAATACGTTGTCACGCAGGGGTCAAAGGGAATCGGACTCTATCGCACGGAGCATCTGTACATCGAAAAAGGTGATTTCCCTTCCGAACAGGAACAGTACGTCGAGTACAGCGAAATTGCACATATGATGTACCCGCAGCCAGTAATCTTCCGGACATTCGATATCGGGGGAGACAAGCTGCTGGACTCTGACGTTGCCGAATCGAACCCATTCCTCGGGTGGCGAGGTATTCGGATGATGCTCGACAAACCCGTCATCTTCCGGCAGCAGCTTCGCGCGCTGCTGCGCGCCTCGACGATGAAAAACATCAAGATCATGTTTCCCATGATTTCCGGTGTCACCGAAATCGAAGAAGTGCTGGAGATGCTTGAGGATGTGAAAACGGAACTGCGGGGTGAAGGCGTTGCGTTTGACGAGCATATGGAACTCGGTCTGATGATCGAGGTCCCTTCCGCCGTGTTCGTCGCCGATGAACTTGCGAAGCACGTCAGTTTCTTCAGCATCGGCACCAACGATCTCGTGCAATATCTGATGGCAGTTGACCGCAACAATGAGCTGATCGCCGATCTGTATCAGGAGTTTCATCCCGCAGTGCTGCGCGCGATTCGCACGACCGTGGAAACCGGACATGCCAACGGACTCTGGGTGGGAATGTGCGGAGAAATGGCCGGGAATCCCCTGGCGACACCGCTGCTGCTGGGACTCGGACTCGATGAGTTTTCCATGGTGCCGTCAGTGATCCCCGAAGTGAAGACCATCATTCGCTCAACCAGCTACAAGGAAGCACGCAAGGTCGCGGCGGAGGCTCTGCGGAAAAGCAGCGCACGCGATGTACGCAGCTACCTGAGTGCCTACATGCATCAGCGTTTCCCGGAACTCTTCGCCACCATGGTCAACGGTCTCGGCAGGCATGAGGAGCATGGCGCATGA
- a CDS encoding HPr family phosphocarrier protein, with the protein MIEREITIKNRTGLHTRPAATLVKTAARFASEFYIKKDDFEINGKSIIGVMTLAAEQGSTLRLTFEGADEDEMADAVTELFENGFGEL; encoded by the coding sequence ATGATCGAACGCGAAATAACCATAAAGAACCGCACGGGACTGCATACGCGTCCCGCCGCTACGCTGGTGAAAACCGCGGCACGCTTCGCGTCGGAATTCTACATCAAGAAGGACGACTTTGAGATCAACGGGAAAAGCATCATCGGTGTCATGACACTTGCGGCCGAACAGGGATCCACCCTGCGGCTCACGTTTGAAGGTGCGGATGAGGACGAAATGGCTGATGCGGTCACGGAGCTTTTTGAGAACGGCTTCGGCGAACTCTGA